The genomic interval CAGAACTTGTGGATGAGATCGCAGAAGCTCCTGCGCCATCAGTCGGTGATGTCCAGTACCCAACCCTTAAGATGGAGGATGCCGTTCCAGAACCTGAGGCCAAGTCAGAGCCTCAACCAGAAGAAGTTGATCCGGATGCCAGCAGCGGTGCTGTTGTAACCCAGCCTGTGAAGAGGGGTCGCGGCCGTCCCTCGAAGAAGTCTTTGGCTGAACGGGCATCTCTCGAGGCACGGGCGTCTCTGGAGGTCCGGGCATCACTCGACGCACGAGCGCCCGTCGAGGACGTCGAACCGGCACCAGGCCCACGACGATCATCTGCCAGAATAGTCAAAGCTCGCGAGTCTGTTTTAGCGAAGGCGACGACGCCAGAACCGGTCCAGGTTGAGAAAAAGCCTGCCAAAGCTCCAAtaccaccacctgccccaGTTGTCGTAGCTGCACCTGTCCCACCGACCCCGATGAGAACCAACAAGTCTcttccgccacctcctccttcatctgCCAGCCAGCACCCATCAACGCCGAGAACACAACCCAGCCGACGGGCGAAACAAGCAACCATGTCCCCTTCGCCGTCGCTGCAATCCTCGAATGCAGAAAACACACGGCGATCGCTGACCAAGACAACAGCTGTTAGCGTCGTCTCCAACAGAGTTGCGCTAGCACCAGTTGTTGCCACCCCGAGTCGGAGTTCCCCGTCGAAACGAGCTACGCTGGGCGGACTTCAGAGTGCCACGCCCTGGCAGCCAACAGACCTCGAGATGGTATTTTCATCGAACAATCCAAACAAGGAGAATGGTGTCTCCAGGTTGCTgagcaagggcaaggacTTGACCAGCCCTGAGAAGGGCatgacggtggaggagtggaTTTACCACAATGCTGAGCTGGCAGAGCAGATGCTCAAGATGGAGTGTGAAAATATGGTCTCGGCctttgagagggagggtacgagggcgatgagggtgttggaggggctGATTGTTGAGTAGATCAAGGTTGTGTGGGTTAGCGAGGGTTCAGGGTGCATGGAGCATTGTTGGCACAGTAATAAGGCGTTGTTTGGGTTTCGGGCGGTTTTGCGCTTAAGGTTGTTTAGCTGCTCAATCAAGGGTTATTGTGTTGTATGCCTCAGACTTTACCTCATCCACACGAAGAACTCATCAAAAGAGGGCATATTAGAAGCTGCTGAATGTTTGTCAGCCAGAAGTTGTTGGACGCCACTCAGGATCAAATTGCGGCTTTTCTCCCTGGACTTCACCACACCGTGGTGTGTAACACCCCGCATGCTAGACGAATACGCTCGGTACGCTCTTGTGGTTGGAGCCATATGATTGGAGGGTCGACGGAGATCAACATGAGCATGCATGAGCATTGGATATGTGCACGGTGCATACACTCGCACCAACTACGAAACATCGAGTGAGAGAGCTGTGCGAATGATTACAGGTGGGAGTCGGGCTTGACAATCACTTTGATCATACATGGCAAGCCCTCCCCACTCGGGGATAGTTGAGCAGTGAAATGCACCTAATGTATGGCTCACACCCTTCCACACGAGTTGAGGTATTCATCCATGTTATATCGTTATATCTACCACTGGGTCCCTCGCCCATAACTACTCCGTTGTCAATCTTTTTTGGCCGCCCCATCTTACTCTCTCTCCTTGCAAATCCCTTGaagaaacaaaccaccaccatcaatcaccaccatcatgtcccacatcaccctctccctcctcctctccctaaCAGAACtaaccctctcccacctcttcctcccccccctccccatccctccctcttacctccttccccttttcctcgCGCATTACCTCCCCTTGAAAATCtactccctcttcctccaccccctttatTTCTCCCCGTTACgcaccctccccacaccTGGGGGAAACCTCCCCTTGCTAGGccaaaccctcaccctcctccgcgcAACCTCCCCCGTGCAAACATACGTTGATTGGGCCAACCGTTACCCACGTGCCCCGTTTATTCGGTTTTTGGGTCTGTTCCATTCAGAGATGGTACTAGTTGCCAGTCCGGAGGCGCAcaaggaggtgttgatgacgCACTGTTATGAGTTTAAGAAGCCGGATATCATGTACAGGTTTGTTGTGCCAGGAATTTcttgtggttttttttttttactaaGATGATGCACAGGTTTATTGGGGATTTTGtcgggaaggggttgttgtttgctgaggggggggagCATAAGAttgcgaggaggaggttgaatgggtttttggggttgggagtgtgAGGAGGGTCATGGGGGGTGctttggggggatgggggggttgggggttgtggagggaTGGtaaggaggaaggggggtgtggttgatggtgagttgATGGCGAACGCTAAAAACGGGAAGGGGGCTGATGAAAAAGGGACAGTGAATGAGCTTTATGTCAAGGCTACTATTGATGTGACGGGGGCGACgattttgggggttgagttggggaatttgaggggggaggaagaagggggggataTGGAGTATGTTTTTCAGACTTTCGGTTTGGCCATGGAGGTGCTGATATAGAGGGTAGCTTTCTCACCTCCTTCCGCCGCGTCTTCCAGCAGCCCCCGCTTTCCgccctcatctccttcatcaacctcttcctccccatccgccgcTTCCTCCCCATCGAGGCCAACCTAGGCTACCTCCGCGCCTCGGCCCAACTCCGCCGGATGACCCTCGACATTGTCAAGAACCGCGTCAAAGAACTGGCTCAACCGGACTATCGCAACCCTGTCAGCAACGGAGCTGACTTGCTCACGATGATGCTAGAGGGGGAGATGTCCCTCAGCAAAGCCGGCGACAAAATGACAGAAGACCAAATCACGAACGAGCTGCTGACCTTCATCGCGGCGGGGCATGAGACCTCGGCTAATGCCCTCCTGTGGGCGAGCTATGTCTTGGCTGTCCACCCTGACATACAGACGCGTCTCCGCAGGGAAATCACATCCCATTTCGAGGCTGGCAAAACCCCGACTTATGAGCAGCTCGAGTCGCTTGTTTATCTCCACAACTTTTGCAGGGAAATCCTCAGGCGGTATTGTCCTGCGTTGATGACGTTTAGGGAGGCACTGAAAGATCTTACCATTTGTGGCACTTTTATCCCAAGGGGCACCgtacttcttctcctcccggCGGTGGCCTCACGGACGGcctgggtttggggggaggatgttgacgagTTCAAGccggagaggtgggagaatTTGGCAGGGACGGAGGCGGACAGCCCTTATGCTTTTGGGGCGTTTATGCATGGGCCGAGGATATGCATAGGGAAGCAGTTTGCCATGGTTGAGTTCAaggttttggttgtggagCTGGTGACCAGGTTTGAGTTTGGGATGacggaggagttggaggggcttggggggagggagccgaggacgacgaaCCCGGGGATGGGGTATGTTCCTGctggggggatgagggttaAGTTTAGGAAGATTTGATTCTTTTTTGGGGTGTTGAATCGAATATTTTGTATCACCACATGGACGGCATCACCGGTGACTTTGGGGTTTACATGAACATTTTGAGTCTGATTTGGACACCGGTTGTCAAGTTGAGCACTTATTTCTAGAAAATTTCCATTTATGATACTGTGCAAGctgagaaaagagaagaaaagctgTGAGAATACCTAGAAAACAGACACAAAGGAAGTTAGATGAAAGGTAGTGTGAAATGCCCAGTTCATAAATCCAAATGCCCCTTGTCAGGCCTTCAAAATCGGCGCTTGACCATGGCTTTCAAGATCAAGCCCTGACAAGTACCTTGCCGGTTACCTAAGTCCAGTGGTTACAGTGCCTCTCTCCGAGACCATTCACCAGAAtattggtttttttttcgcaTAAGGGATGATTTCTCTCTCCGCCGACTTGGTGCTTCATCCTAGTCCATCATCCTAGTCCATCACCCGGAAGATCACCCGGACACGCTTCTCTAGCATGTCTTCACCATCTTGGCGTCCGGAAAAAGATCACCCATTCGTGGCTACTTCAGCCGAGCTTGATTTGCTAGCCACCAAGGCCCATGACAGAGAGCGAATAGCGTATCGCTCAAGCCAAATGGTG from Podospora pseudoanserina strain CBS 124.78 chromosome 6, whole genome shotgun sequence carries:
- a CDS encoding hypothetical protein (EggNog:ENOG503P0I8; COG:Q), with the translated sequence MVRRKGGVVDVNELYVKATIDVTGATILGVELGNLRGEEEGGDMDFLTSFRRVFQQPPLSALISFINLFLPIRRFLPIEANLGYLRASAQLRRMTLDIVKNRVKELAQPDYRNPVSNGADLLTMMLEGEMSLSKAGDKMTEDQITNELLTFIAAGHETSANALLWASYVLAVHPDIQTRLRREITSHFEAGKTPTYEQLESLVYLHNFCREILRRYCPALMTFREALKDLTICGTFIPRGTVLLLLPAVASRTAWVWGEDVDEFKPERWENLAGTEADSPYAFGAFMHGPRICIGKQFAMVEFKVLVVELVTRFEFGMTEELEGLGGREPRTTNPGMGYVPAGGMRVKFRKI
- a CDS encoding hypothetical protein (COG:I; COG:Q; EggNog:ENOG503P0I8); this translates as MSHITLSLLLSLTELTLSHLFLPPLPIPPSYLLPLFLAHYLPLKIYSLFLHPLYFSPLRTLPTPGGNLPLLGQTLTLLRATSPVQTYVDWANRYPRAPFIRFLGLFHSEMVLVASPEAHKEVLMTHCYEFKKPDIMYRFIGDFVGKGLLFAEGGEHKIARRRLNGFLGLGV